One Ranitomeya imitator isolate aRanImi1 chromosome 1, aRanImi1.pri, whole genome shotgun sequence DNA window includes the following coding sequences:
- the LOC138655562 gene encoding uncharacterized protein yields MESQHFSAFSSQVADSVIDELIRTIPDNLDEFTRNTPDAVDEFISNYSDDFLNGFSVPTLECDTPGAEYSNTNAGVAAVWDLTQGIIDVDMFPEPTTTEHNQPPVEELMYQTPTPRNSPDSRAPKKQLGPGGKKGRACKLKPRRIFTKENIPELMESIAEAAEDATAIIHHTSLSPKRKVMRKTPPAPLQPLQITENGAAQAWPAIQTANGSVRAYPLSPICVVQDAGNPVPSDHREIPHSSTGQPSTIRVNDPAPLYPEVLEAPRKHKRKTKHVTESPTASCAVGATATMSREEYDREIDQLADGKQPSIEPLIIRMSHTMQPSAPCVTGPANASGAGPSGSSNLGDISHVCVSNSVNVKKRSKRSRPADVKGCKELKMCKKPRIHAPAIDLQHESRSWDPVEMLVFQEHIGRYLRYKRWVPKIMFFCDTFEKLLLTQNPTQANKSELYALRSLLLDGEITTTATPL; encoded by the exons atggaatcccaacatttttcggctttttccagtcaagttgcggattcggtaatag atgaattaatcaggaccatccccgataatctagatgaatttaccaggaacacccccgatgctgtagatgaatttatcagcaactatagcgatgattttttaaacggcttcagcgtgcctactctggagtgtgatacacctggagctgagtatagtaacactaatgcaggtgtcgctgctgtgtgggatttgactcaaggcatcatag atgtcgacatgtttccagaaccaaccaccacggaacacaatcagccgcctgttgaggaactgatgtaccagacccccacgccgagaaacagccctgattctagagcacctaaaaaacagctcggaccgggggGCAAAAAAGGGAGAG cttgtaaactgaagcctagaagaattttcacaaaagagaatataccggagctaatggagagcatcgcagaagctgcagaagacgccacggcaatcattcaccacacatcgctatccc ctaagcgcaaagtcatgagaaaaacacctccagcacctctacagccgctacagatcaccgagaatggcgcagcacaagcgtggccggcgatacagacggctaatggttctgttagagcatatccgctatcaccgatctgcgtggtgcaggacgcaggaaaccctgtaccgtcggaccatcgtgaaataccccattcaagtaccggtcagccatcgacaatccgtgtgaatgaccccgcgccactatatccagaagtgctcgaggcaccccgaaaacataagcggaaaacaaaacatgttacagagtcaccaaccgcatcctgcgccgtgggtgcaacagcAACGATGagtcgtgaagagtatgatcgcgagattgatcagctcgctgatggtaagcaaccatccatagaaccgctcattatacgtatgtcccacactatgcaaccgtcagcgccatgtgtaacggggcctgctaatgcctctggggccggaccctcaggatcctctaatttgggtgacatatctcatgtctgtgtatctaactctgttaatgttaagaaacggtcaaagaggtcgcggccggctgatgttaaggggtgtaaagagcttaaaatgtgtaaaaagccacggattcatgcgccagctatagatctgcagcatgaatcccgcagctgggaccccgttgaaatgcttgtatttcaggaacacatcggccgctacttacgctacaaacgctgggtccccaaaataatgtttttttgcgatacttttgaaaaattattattaacacaaaacccaacacaggctaataagtccgaactatacgcacttcggagcctgctgctggatggcgagataacaactacagcgaccccattatga